One window of the Pieris brassicae chromosome 4, ilPieBrab1.1, whole genome shotgun sequence genome contains the following:
- the LOC123708456 gene encoding STE20-related kinase adapter protein alpha, with the protein MFNPDINDYQLTSIVSECCGGIAVVYSAVHKPDNQNVAIKRYFVDKSREKANLIQQDILTRKELQHQNILPYLTSFVHGQELYVVSPLMELGSCRDILDRYFQEGLPELACAIVLRDVLLALQYLHKQFYVHRSVRASHVLLDTQGNVRLSGLRSAASMMLRGRRQKHLHSLPPPDHDNANLMWLSPELLEQNLKGYDEQSDIYSLGILCCELANGAVPFSEVPTTLMFTEKVRGNRPQLLDCSSFPEPLDDGEMKSMYNTDSGVGDSAEGMCRVRLVYARRKLSDAFHRLTDSALHRDPDKRPSASQLLNHAFFKQIRRTDFLPSLIGRVKPIKPDHCDISALLLEEKLSDMEIEKTADWDF; encoded by the exons ATGTTTAACCCTGACATAAACGATTATCAATTGACTTCCATAGTATCGGAGTGTTGTGGAGGTATCGCCGTTGTGTATTCAGCCGTTCACAAGCCCGATAATCAAAATGTCGCTATTAAGAGGTATTTTGTGGACAAATCAAGGGAAAAAGCCAATTTGATAcag caaGACATTCTAACTAGAAAAGAGCTGCAACATCAGAATATACTTCCATACTTGACATCCTTTGTTCATGGCCAGGAGTTATATGTGGTATCTCCTCTAATGGAGCTGGGTTCCTGTCGAGATATATTGGATAGATACTTCCAAGAAGGCCTACCAGAACTTGCCTGTGCCATTGTTTTAAGGGATGTGTTATTGGCGTTACAATACCTAcataaacagttttatgtaCACAG AAGTGTGCGAGCGAGTCATGTGTTACTAGATACACAGGGTAATGTAAGGTTATCGGGCCTTCGCAGTGCTGCAAGTATGATGCTGCGTGGGCGACGACAGAAACATCTGCATAGTTTGCCACCCCCTGATCATGATAATGCTAACTTAATGTGGCTAAGCCCTGAGTTATTAGAACAG AATCTCAAAGGCTATGATGAGCAGTCGGATATATATTCCCTGGGAATCTTATGCTGTGAATTAGCCAATGGAGCAGTTCCATTCTCTGAAGTGCCCACTACACTTATGTTCACTGAAAAAGTGAGGGGCAATCGACCGCAACTACTTGACTGTTCATCGTTTCCGGAACCGTTGGATGATGGGGAAATGAAAA GTATGTATAACACTGACAGCGGTGTGGGTGACAGCGCAGAGGGAATGTGTCGAGTGCGGCTCGTGTACGCACGACGTAAACTGTCAGACGCCTTTCATAGACTTACTGACAGTGCCTTACACAg GGATCCAGACAAGCGTCCGTCAGCGAGTCAATTGTTGAATCACGCTTTCTTCAAACAAATCCGACGAACAGACTTCCTGCCAAGCCTTATTGGACGAGTTAAACCAATTAAACCAGACCATT GTGATATATCAGCTTTATTACTTGAAGAGAAACTTTCCGATATGGAGATTGAAAAAACCGCGGATTGGgatttttag